From the Rhinolophus sinicus isolate RSC01 linkage group LG02, ASM3656204v1, whole genome shotgun sequence genome, one window contains:
- the MAEA gene encoding E3 ubiquitin-protein transferase MAEA isoform X3 has protein sequence MAVQESAAQLSMTLKVQEYPTLKVPYETLNKRFRAAQKNIDRETSHVTMVVAELEKTLSSCPAVDSVVSLLDGVVEKLSVLKRKAVESVQAEDESAQLCKRRIEHLKEHSSDQPAAAGLWKRKRMDRMMAEHLLRCGYYNTAVRLARQSGIEDLVNIEMFLTAKEVEESLERRETATCLAWCHDNKSRLRKMKGRQSEHDVKPGRKSRVASGSPKESEDLGMETMKGKPELSCLEFSLRIQEFIELIRQNKRLDAVRHARKHFSQAEGSQLDEVRQVMGMLAFPPDTHISPYKDLLDPARWRMLTQQFRYDNYRLHQLGNNSVFTLTLQAGLSAIKTPYPSSPRWARAVTLRQASGRCTHPSWDSSHSEYCSHVVPKNPLECWLVRALAVPARCLLK, from the exons GTGCCCTATGAAACACTGAACAAGCGCTTTCGAGCTGCTCAGAAGAACATCGACCGCGAGACGAGCCACGTCACCATGGTGGTGGCCGAGCTGGAGAAGACCCTGAGCAGCTGCCCTGCTGTGGACTCGGTGGTCAGCCTGCTGGACGGCGTGGTGGAGAAGCTTAGCGTCCTCAAGAGGAAG GCGGTGGAGTCCGTGCAGGCGGAGGACGAGAGCGCCCAGCTGTGCAAGCGCCGGATCGAGCACCTGAAGGAGCACAGCAGCGACCAGCCTGCGGCCGCGGGGCTGTGGAAGCGGAAACGCATGGACCGCATGATGGCGGAGCACCTGCTGCGCTGCGGCTACTACAACACGGCGGTGCGGCTGGCACGCCAGAGCGGCATCGAG GACTTAGTGAACATCGAGATGTTCCTGACGGCCAAAGAAGTGGAGGAGTCCCTGGAGAGGCGTGAGACGGCCACCTGCCTGGCCTGGTGCCACGACAACAAATCCCGACTGCGCAAGATGAAG GGCCGCCAAAGCGAGCATGACGTGAAGCCGGGACGGAAAAGTAGAGTGGCCAGTGGCTCCCCTAAAGAAAGTGAGGATCTTGGTATGGAAACCATGAAAGGAAAGCCAGAATTG AGCTGCCTGGAGTTCAGCCTCAGGATTCAGGAGTTCATTGAGCTCATCCGGCAGAACAAGAGATTGGACGCCGTGAG aCACGCACGGAAACACTTCAGTCAGGCCGAAGGCAGCCAGCTGGACGAGGTCCGCCAGGTCATGGGTATGCTGGCCTTCCCGCCAGACACGCACATCTCCCCCTACAAG GACCTGCTGGACCCGGCCCGGTGGCGCATGCTGACCCAGCAGTTCCGGTACGACAACTACAGGCTGCACCAGCTGGGGAACAACTCTGTGTTCACCCTCACCCTGCAAGCCGGCCTCTCTGCGATAAAGACACCGTATCCTTCCAGCCCCCGTTGGGCGCGTGCTGTGACCCTGCGACAAGCAAGCGGGCGCTGCACGCACCCGAG CTGGGACTCGAGCCATTCAGAATACTGTTCCCATGTGGTTCCCAAGAACCCTCTGGAATGTTGGTTGGTCCGAGCCCTTGCTGTTCCAGCCAGGTGTCTTCTCAAATGA
- the MAEA gene encoding E3 ubiquitin-protein transferase MAEA isoform X2, whose product MAVQESAAQLSMTLKVQEYPTLKVPYETLNKRFRAAQKNIDRETSHVTMVVAELEKTLSSCPAVDSVVSLLDGVVEKLSVLKRKAVESVQAEDESAQLCKRRIEHLKEHSSDQPAAAGLWKRKRMDRMMAEHLLRCGYYNTAVRLARQSGIEDLVNIEMFLTAKEVEESLERRETATCLAWCHDNKSRLRKMKGRQSEHDVKPGRKSRVASGSPKESEDLGMETMKGKPELSCLEFSLRIQEFIELIRQNKRLDAVRHARKHFSQAEGSQLDEVRQVMGMLAFPPDTHISPYKDLLDPARWRMLTQQFRYDNYRLHQLGNNSVFTLTLQAGLSAIKTPYPSSPRWARAVTLRQASGRCTHPSSWDSSHSEYCSHVVPKNPLECWLVRALAVPARCLLK is encoded by the exons GTGCCCTATGAAACACTGAACAAGCGCTTTCGAGCTGCTCAGAAGAACATCGACCGCGAGACGAGCCACGTCACCATGGTGGTGGCCGAGCTGGAGAAGACCCTGAGCAGCTGCCCTGCTGTGGACTCGGTGGTCAGCCTGCTGGACGGCGTGGTGGAGAAGCTTAGCGTCCTCAAGAGGAAG GCGGTGGAGTCCGTGCAGGCGGAGGACGAGAGCGCCCAGCTGTGCAAGCGCCGGATCGAGCACCTGAAGGAGCACAGCAGCGACCAGCCTGCGGCCGCGGGGCTGTGGAAGCGGAAACGCATGGACCGCATGATGGCGGAGCACCTGCTGCGCTGCGGCTACTACAACACGGCGGTGCGGCTGGCACGCCAGAGCGGCATCGAG GACTTAGTGAACATCGAGATGTTCCTGACGGCCAAAGAAGTGGAGGAGTCCCTGGAGAGGCGTGAGACGGCCACCTGCCTGGCCTGGTGCCACGACAACAAATCCCGACTGCGCAAGATGAAG GGCCGCCAAAGCGAGCATGACGTGAAGCCGGGACGGAAAAGTAGAGTGGCCAGTGGCTCCCCTAAAGAAAGTGAGGATCTTGGTATGGAAACCATGAAAGGAAAGCCAGAATTG AGCTGCCTGGAGTTCAGCCTCAGGATTCAGGAGTTCATTGAGCTCATCCGGCAGAACAAGAGATTGGACGCCGTGAG aCACGCACGGAAACACTTCAGTCAGGCCGAAGGCAGCCAGCTGGACGAGGTCCGCCAGGTCATGGGTATGCTGGCCTTCCCGCCAGACACGCACATCTCCCCCTACAAG GACCTGCTGGACCCGGCCCGGTGGCGCATGCTGACCCAGCAGTTCCGGTACGACAACTACAGGCTGCACCAGCTGGGGAACAACTCTGTGTTCACCCTCACCCTGCAAGCCGGCCTCTCTGCGATAAAGACACCGTATCCTTCCAGCCCCCGTTGGGCGCGTGCTGTGACCCTGCGACAAGCAAGCGGGCGCTGCACGCACCCGAG CAGCTGGGACTCGAGCCATTCAGAATACTGTTCCCATGTGGTTCCCAAGAACCCTCTGGAATGTTGGTTGGTCCGAGCCCTTGCTGTTCCAGCCAGGTGTCTTCTCAAATGA
- the MAEA gene encoding E3 ubiquitin-protein transferase MAEA isoform X1, which translates to MAVQESAAQLSMTLKVQEYPTLKVPYETLNKRFRAAQKNIDRETSHVTMVVAELEKTLSSCPAVDSVVSLLDGVVEKLSVLKRKAVESVQAEDESAQLCKRRIEHLKEHSSDQPAAAGLWKRKRMDRMMAEHLLRCGYYNTAVRLARQSGIEDLVNIEMFLTAKEVEESLERRETATCLAWCHDNKSRLRKMKGRQSEHDVKPGRKSRVASGSPKESEDLGMETMKGKPELSCLEFSLRIQEFIELIRQNKRLDAVRHARKHFSQAEGSQLDEVRQVMGMLAFPPDTHISPYKDLLDPARWRMLTQQFRYDNYRLHQLGNNSVFTLTLQAGLSAIKTPQCYKDDGSSRSPDCPVCSRSLNKLAQPLPMAHCANSRLVCKISGDVMNENNPPMMLPNGYVYGYNSLLSIRQDDKVVCPRTKEVFHFSQAEKVYIM; encoded by the exons GTGCCCTATGAAACACTGAACAAGCGCTTTCGAGCTGCTCAGAAGAACATCGACCGCGAGACGAGCCACGTCACCATGGTGGTGGCCGAGCTGGAGAAGACCCTGAGCAGCTGCCCTGCTGTGGACTCGGTGGTCAGCCTGCTGGACGGCGTGGTGGAGAAGCTTAGCGTCCTCAAGAGGAAG GCGGTGGAGTCCGTGCAGGCGGAGGACGAGAGCGCCCAGCTGTGCAAGCGCCGGATCGAGCACCTGAAGGAGCACAGCAGCGACCAGCCTGCGGCCGCGGGGCTGTGGAAGCGGAAACGCATGGACCGCATGATGGCGGAGCACCTGCTGCGCTGCGGCTACTACAACACGGCGGTGCGGCTGGCACGCCAGAGCGGCATCGAG GACTTAGTGAACATCGAGATGTTCCTGACGGCCAAAGAAGTGGAGGAGTCCCTGGAGAGGCGTGAGACGGCCACCTGCCTGGCCTGGTGCCACGACAACAAATCCCGACTGCGCAAGATGAAG GGCCGCCAAAGCGAGCATGACGTGAAGCCGGGACGGAAAAGTAGAGTGGCCAGTGGCTCCCCTAAAGAAAGTGAGGATCTTGGTATGGAAACCATGAAAGGAAAGCCAGAATTG AGCTGCCTGGAGTTCAGCCTCAGGATTCAGGAGTTCATTGAGCTCATCCGGCAGAACAAGAGATTGGACGCCGTGAG aCACGCACGGAAACACTTCAGTCAGGCCGAAGGCAGCCAGCTGGACGAGGTCCGCCAGGTCATGGGTATGCTGGCCTTCCCGCCAGACACGCACATCTCCCCCTACAAG GACCTGCTGGACCCGGCCCGGTGGCGCATGCTGACCCAGCAGTTCCGGTACGACAACTACAGGCTGCACCAGCTGGGGAACAACTCTGTGTTCACCCTCACCCTGCAAGCCGGCCTCTCTGCGATAAAGACACC ACAGTGCTACAAGGATGACGGCAGCTCCAGGAGCCCTGACTGCCCCGTGTGCAGCCGCTCCCTGAACAAGCTGGCACAGCCGCTGCCCATGGCGCACTGTGCCAACTCCCGCCTGGTCTGCAAGATCTCGGGCGATGTGATGAACGAGAATAACCCGCCCATGATGCTGCCCAATGGCTATGTCTACGGCTACAAC TCTCTGCTGTCGATCCGCCAAGACGATAAGGTGGTTTGCCCGAGAACCAAAGAGGTCTTCCACTTCTCACAGGCCGAGAAAGTGTACATCATGTAG
- the MAEA gene encoding E3 ubiquitin-protein transferase MAEA isoform X4 — protein MAVQESAAQLSMTLKVQEYPTLKVPYETLNKRFRAAQKNIDRETSHVTMVVAELEKTLSSCPAVDSVVSLLDGVVEKLSVLKRKAVESVQAEDESAQLCKRRIEHLKEHSSDQPAAAGLWKRKRMDRMMAEHLLRCGYYNTAVRLARQSGIEDLVNIEMFLTAKEVEESLERRETATCLAWCHDNKSRLRKMKSCLEFSLRIQEFIELIRQNKRLDAVRHARKHFSQAEGSQLDEVRQVMGMLAFPPDTHISPYKDLLDPARWRMLTQQFRYDNYRLHQLGNNSVFTLTLQAGLSAIKTPQCYKDDGSSRSPDCPVCSRSLNKLAQPLPMAHCANSRLVCKISGDVMNENNPPMMLPNGYVYGYNSLLSIRQDDKVVCPRTKEVFHFSQAEKVYIM, from the exons GTGCCCTATGAAACACTGAACAAGCGCTTTCGAGCTGCTCAGAAGAACATCGACCGCGAGACGAGCCACGTCACCATGGTGGTGGCCGAGCTGGAGAAGACCCTGAGCAGCTGCCCTGCTGTGGACTCGGTGGTCAGCCTGCTGGACGGCGTGGTGGAGAAGCTTAGCGTCCTCAAGAGGAAG GCGGTGGAGTCCGTGCAGGCGGAGGACGAGAGCGCCCAGCTGTGCAAGCGCCGGATCGAGCACCTGAAGGAGCACAGCAGCGACCAGCCTGCGGCCGCGGGGCTGTGGAAGCGGAAACGCATGGACCGCATGATGGCGGAGCACCTGCTGCGCTGCGGCTACTACAACACGGCGGTGCGGCTGGCACGCCAGAGCGGCATCGAG GACTTAGTGAACATCGAGATGTTCCTGACGGCCAAAGAAGTGGAGGAGTCCCTGGAGAGGCGTGAGACGGCCACCTGCCTGGCCTGGTGCCACGACAACAAATCCCGACTGCGCAAGATGAAG AGCTGCCTGGAGTTCAGCCTCAGGATTCAGGAGTTCATTGAGCTCATCCGGCAGAACAAGAGATTGGACGCCGTGAG aCACGCACGGAAACACTTCAGTCAGGCCGAAGGCAGCCAGCTGGACGAGGTCCGCCAGGTCATGGGTATGCTGGCCTTCCCGCCAGACACGCACATCTCCCCCTACAAG GACCTGCTGGACCCGGCCCGGTGGCGCATGCTGACCCAGCAGTTCCGGTACGACAACTACAGGCTGCACCAGCTGGGGAACAACTCTGTGTTCACCCTCACCCTGCAAGCCGGCCTCTCTGCGATAAAGACACC ACAGTGCTACAAGGATGACGGCAGCTCCAGGAGCCCTGACTGCCCCGTGTGCAGCCGCTCCCTGAACAAGCTGGCACAGCCGCTGCCCATGGCGCACTGTGCCAACTCCCGCCTGGTCTGCAAGATCTCGGGCGATGTGATGAACGAGAATAACCCGCCCATGATGCTGCCCAATGGCTATGTCTACGGCTACAAC TCTCTGCTGTCGATCCGCCAAGACGATAAGGTGGTTTGCCCGAGAACCAAAGAGGTCTTCCACTTCTCACAGGCCGAGAAAGTGTACATCATGTAG